From the Excalfactoria chinensis isolate bCotChi1 chromosome 1, bCotChi1.hap2, whole genome shotgun sequence genome, one window contains:
- the LOC140262845 gene encoding uncharacterized protein encodes MPSSHEGTESIHISGVTGGSQELTVLEAEISLTGKDWQKHPIVTGPGAPCILGIDYLKRGHFKDPKGYRWAFGIAAVDNIKQLSVLPGLSKDPSVVGLLRVKEQQVPIATKTVHRRQYRTNRDSLLPIHDLIRQLENQGVISKTHSPFNSPIWPVRKASGEWRLTVDYRGLNEVTPPLSAAVPDMLELQYELESKAAKWYATIDIANAFFSIPLAAECRPQFAFTWRGIQYTWNRLPQGWKHSPTICHGLVQTVLEQGGAPEHLQYIDDIVVWGDTAEEVFTKGEKIIQILLQAGFAIKQSKVKGPAQEIQFLGIKWQDGHRHIPTDVIDKITAMSPPTNKKETQSFLGVVGFWRMHIPNYSLIVSPLYHVTRKKNEFAWGPEQQQAFEQIKQEIARAVALGPVRTGQDVKNILYTAAGEKGPTWSLWQRASGETRGRPLGFWSRAYKGSEECYTPTEKEILAAYEGVRAASEVVGTETQLLLAPRLPVLNWMFKGQVPSTHHATDVTWSKWITLITQRARMGSLNRPGILEVIMDWPEGKKFGTSPTEEVSRAKEAPPYNELPENEKKYALFTDGSCRIVGKHRKWKAAVWSPTRQVAEATEGKGESSQFAEVKAVQLALDVAEREKWPMLYLYTDSWMVANALWGWLQQWEQKNWQRRGKPVWAAELWKDIAARTKRMVVKVRHVDAHVPKSRATEEQQNNHQVDKAARIEVAQIDLDWQNKGELFLARWAHETSGHQGRDATYKWARDRGVDLTMGAIAQVIHDCETCAIIKQAKRMKPLWEEGRWQKYKYGEAWQVDYITLPRSRSGKCYVLTMVEATTGWLETYAVPHATARNTILGLEKQVLWRHGTPERIESDNGTHFKNSLINTWAKDHGIEWIYHIPYHAPASGKIERYNGLLKTMLKAMGGGTFKHWEKHLAEATWLVNTRGSVNRDGPSQSSPLHTIEGDKVPVVHVKNMLGKAVWVLPASGKGKPVRGTVFAQGPGCTWWIMQKDGNVQCVPQGNLMLGECSQ; translated from the coding sequence atgccctccagtcatgaagggacagaatcaatccatatttctggagtgactgggggctctcaagaattGACTGTATTAGAGGctgaaataagcctcactggtaaagactggcaaaagcatcctattgtgactggcccaggggctccatgtatactgggtattgattatCTCAAAAGGGgacatttcaaggatcctaaggggtatcgatgggcctttggaatagctgctgtagacaacattaagcagctgtctgttttgcctggcctgtcaaaggacccgtctgttgtggggctgctacgagtaaaagagcagcaagtaccgattgctacaaagacagtgcacaggcggcagtaccgcaccaacagggattccttgctccccattcatgatttgattcgccagctggaaaatcagggagtgatcagtaaaactcactcaccttttaatagccctatatggccagtgcgtaaagccagtggagaatggaggctaacagtagactaccgtggcctgaatgaggtaacacccccactgagtgccgctgtgccggacatgttggaactccagtatgagctggagtcaaaagcagccaaatggtatgccaccattgatattgctaatgctttcttctccatccctctggccgcagaatgtaggccacagtttgccttcacctggaggggcattcagtatacctggaaccgtttgccccaggggtggaaacacagcccaaccatttgccatgggttggtccaaactgtattggaacagggtggtgctcctgagcacctgcagtacattgatgacattgttgtgtggggtgatacagcagaggaagttttcacaaaaggagagaagattatCCAAATTCTGctacaagctggttttgctattaagcaaagcaaagtaaaagggcctgcccaagaaattcagtttctaggtataaagtggcaggatggacatcgtcacatcccaacagatgtgattgacaaaatcactgccatgtctccaccaactaacaagaaagagacacagtccttcctgggtgtagtgggcttttggaggatgcacattccaaactacagcctcattgtaagccccctttatcatgTAACgcggaagaagaatgaatttgcatggggccctgagcagcagcaggcttttgagcaaataaaacaagagatagcccgtgccgtggccttggggccagtacgaacgggacaggatgtaaagaacatcctctacactgctgctggagagaaaggtcccacttggagtttgtggcaaagggcctcaggagagacccgaggccgacccctgggattttggagtcgagcatataaggggtctgaagagtgctacactccaactgagaaggagatcttagccgcatatgagggggttcgggctgcttccgaagtagttggtactgaaacgcagctcctcctggcacctcggctaccagtgctgaactggatgttcaaaggacaggttccctccacccatcatgctaccgatgtcacctggagcaagtggattacgcTGATTACACAACGAGCGCGGATGGGGAgcctcaatcgtccaggaattttagaggtgatcatggactggcctgaaggtaaaaagtttggaacatcaccaacagaagaggtgtcacgtgctaaagaagccccaccatacaacgagctaccagaaaatgaaaagaaatatgccctgttcactgatggatcatgtcgtattgtaggaaAGCATCgcaaatggaaggctgctgtgtggagccccacacgacaggttgcggaggccactgaaggtaagggagaatcaagtcagtttgcagaggtaaaagctgtccagctggccttagatgttgctgaacgggagaagtggccaatgctttatctttatactgactcatggatggtggcaaatgccttatgggggtggttacagcagtgggaacagaagaactggcagcggaggggtaaacctgtttgggctgctgaactttggaaagacattgctgcccgaacaaaacgtatggttgtaaaggtgcgtcacgtggatgcacacgtgcccaagagtcgggctactgaagaacaacaaaacaaccatcaggtagataaagctgccagaattgaggtggctcaaatcgacttggactggcaaaataaaggtGAACTATTTCtggctcgatgggcccatgagacctcaggccatcaaggaagagatgcaacatataagtgggccagagaccgaggggtggacttaactatgggcgctattgcacaggttattcatgactgtgaaacatgtgccataattaaacaagccaagaggatgaaacctctctgggaggaagggcgatggcaaaagtacaaatatggggaagcgtggcaggttgattatatcaccttgccacgatctcgcagtggtaaatgctatgtgctcaccatggtggaggcaactactgggtggcttgaaacatacgcagtaccccatgctaccgcccgaaacaccatattgggtcttgagaaacaagtcctgtggcggcatggcaccccagaaagaattgaatctgataatgggacacatttcaaaaattcccttataaatacttgggccaaagatcatggcattgaatggatttatcatattccctaccatgcaccagcttctggtaaaattgaacgatataatgggttgttgaaaactatgttgaaagcaatgggtggtggaacatttaagcactgggaaaagcatctagcagaagccacttggttggtcaatacaagaggatctgtcaatcgtgatggtcctagccaatctagccccctacacactatagaaggagataaggtacctgttgtacatgtaaagaacatgttgggaaaagctgtttgggtccttccagcctccggaaaaggaaaacctgttcgtggaactgtttttgcccagggacctgggtgcacttggtggataatgcagaaggatgggaatgttcaatgtgtaccacaagggaatttgatgctgggggagtgcagtcaataa